The genomic window TATATCCCCACCTACGAGGATGTATGCTATGACCATCAAGAATATCTTTAATGTGGGGAGATTTTCTAAAAATAATCCAGAGATGAACAATCCTCCACCTATCAAGAGGAACAAAAGCTCTTTTTTGGCCATAGAACCCTGAAAATGTTCGTGTCCGTGGTCGTGATAGACTATTTCCGAATGTTCATATCTTACATCCACATGGGGTTCTAAGGAGTTTACTATCTTTTCTACTTTCTGAAATATTTCACTTTCCATATTTTCTTCTGAAATATTCAGGTTTAAAATCTGTTTGGAAAAGTTTAGGCTGACTGTTTCTACAAAGTCAAGTTTTGATACCTGGTCCTCTATCTTTACGGCACAACCGGCACAGTTTAATCCAGCAAGTTTTATTTTAAGGTCTTTTGATTTTTTTTCCGTATCCTCAAAATAAGTTCCTGGTTCGATACTGTCTGCAACACTATTCATCTGAGATAAAAAATTTTCTGAATTTCCCTTTGGAATTTTAACGGTTATTTTTTTATTCATATAATTCAGATGCACATCTTTTGCGCCCTCGAGAGAGGAGATGGCCTCTTCTATCCTTACAACACACCCTGCACAGTTGAGATTTTTTATGAGATATACTTTTTTTGTGTAATTCAATTTTATCACTCCCAATACATGAATATATGTTCATGTGTATTTTATATCTTTAAGTTTTGTTTGTCAATGTTATTTTAATTATACAATTTTAAAGCCATTTTTCCCCTTAGATAAAAGAAAAAGACGTTGATTAAGAAAAATGGTTAAAAAATAATTTTTATGAAAGTCTAAAAATTCATATTGCCCTTGGGGAATCTGCTGAGAACTCATAAAATAGAGATTACAAATACTGATTAAACATTTTTTAATTTTAGATAAAAATTGATTTTTTCTTTTGCTGGGGATATACTCTCATAGAGGGAATAATTTTCAAAGGCGAATTTTCAAAGAGAGGTATTATAGTGGGGAAAAGTGTGTTGGTCACAGGGTACTCAAAAGTACCGGCAAAAACATCGGCAGCAGATATATACACCGTTATGGGGGTATGTATGGAAGTTGATGTGGAGACTGGAAATATTTTAGAGGCAGACTGTACCTTGGTGACAGATTTGTCAAAACAATTTGTTATAAAACTTCTGAAGGGGGAGAAATTAACGGATATTTCTAACCTAGAGGAAAAATTTAGGAGTAATTATCAGGGATCTGCAAAGAAGGCTCTCGTAACAGGGATGAAGATATGTCATGATAGATACCTCAAGGCTTTAGAGAACAGAAAGATTCTATAAGAAGAAACATTATTATGATGGTCGGTTTACTCTCATTAAATTCACTACTAGACAGCGATGTGTCTAGTGGGATGATTTTCAAAGAGAGAGACCGATTTTTTTTGTATTTTTAAAAAATATTGATACTGTGGGCAAGGGCTTGGATTATACAATTAAATTCCCTAAAGGAGATAAAAAGTGATATAATTCTAAAGGGTCAGTATTATGGATTCAATCTTAAAAAGAGAGCATTTCTAATAGTTAAGTTTGAGATTGTTATAATGCGGATATAATAACCCATATATTTTTAAAATAAAAGGATGTGAGTAAAAATGGTTGATTTAAAAGAAGTTTTGAAAGAAGTAGAGGGATGGGCACGGGAAGTCGGTCAGCTTCAGAGGAAGAACTTCAGAAAAGAGGATCTAGAGATAGATACAAAATCAACGGTTACAGATCTTGTGACTGAGATAGACAAAAAAA from uncultured Ilyobacter sp. includes these protein-coding regions:
- a CDS encoding DUF3870 domain-containing protein, which translates into the protein MGKSVLVTGYSKVPAKTSAADIYTVMGVCMEVDVETGNILEADCTLVTDLSKQFVIKLLKGEKLTDISNLEEKFRSNYQGSAKKALVTGMKICHDRYLKALENRKIL